A genomic region of Plasmodium vivax chromosome 1, whole genome shotgun sequence contains the following coding sequences:
- a CDS encoding cyclophilin, putative (encoded by transcript PVX_093520A): protein MKGSGGDDPHGDGQEGESPKGGGSPNREGPKTGSPKTGSPKASAPKGEENQSERPPNKRSKGKQIDQLIIEEADENTIIPYYLSNLLTNASNPVVFMDVNLGNHFLGKFKFELFQNIVPKTSENFRQFCTGEYKVNNLPVGYKNTTFHRVIKEFMIQGGDFVNYNGSGSLSIYGEIFEDENFDVKHDQEGLLSMANSGPNTNGCQFFITTKKCEWLDGKNVVFGRIIDSDSLILLKKIENVSVTPYIYKPKIPINIVECGEL, encoded by the coding sequence ATGAAAGGGAGTGGAGGAGATGACCCGCACGGGGATGGCCAGGAAGGGGAAagccccaaagggggaggcagccCCAACAGGGAGGGCCCAAAAACGGGTTCCCCCAAAACGGGTTCCCCCAAAGCGAGtgccccaaaaggggaggaaaaccaAAGCGAGAGACCCCCAAACAAACGCAGCAAAGGCAAACAAATCGACCAGCTAATCATcgaagaagcagacgaaAATACAATCATCCCCTATTACCTATCCAACCTACTAACAAACGCATCCAACCCAGTGGTATTTATGGACGTAAATTTGGGGAACCATTTTCTAGGCAAATTTAAATTCGAGTTGTTTCAAAATATTGTCCCCAAAACGAGCGAAAACTTCAGACAGTTCTGCACAGGAGAGTACAAAGTGAATAACCTCCCAGTGGGATACAAAAACACGACGTTCCACAGAGTCATAAAGGAGTTTATGATACAGGGGGGGGActttgtaaattataatgGAAGTGGGAGCCTAAGTATTTATGGGGAAATTTTTGAAGACGAAAATTTTGATGTAAAACATGACCAGGAGGGATTGCTCAGCATGGCGAATAGTGGCCCGAATACAAATGGGTGCCAGTTCTTTATCACCACGAAGAAATGCGAATGGCTGGATGGGAAGAATGTCGTTTTTGGGAGAATCATAGACAGCGACTCTTTAATTTtgctcaaaaaaattgaaaacgtCTCTGTCACGCCGTACATTTATAAGCCCAAAATTCCGATCAACATCGTCGAGTGCGGGGAGTTGTAA
- a CDS encoding pseudouridylate synthase 1, putative (encoded by transcript PVX_093530A) → MNNYQKNKERIKRIKLEGQKRRAETGETRETEEARQTRERPPNLKKYALCVGYVGSRYHGCQGQGKDCMTIENEIERTLIKMNAVGGGGRRKNFNFCQSRSARTDLGVHALYNVFVYQVDLSCGGAVGGGANGDAEGVVAANADAASREVATNEATTDEAAAQSATTNEATPHSAALAERTKKEKKFRQLLNEHLPEDIRCFDMHRVTKSFDARKFCSFRLYEYLFPVCVLSEVAVRDEYRDVFGEALQVIEGRVEELRRGKRRRGGPQKGGGEAAQQSGGDVAAAQKGADEVAEETGEDDAAQQSGGDVAAAQKGADEVAEETGEDDAAQQSGGDVAAAQKGADEVAEETGEDDAAQQSGGDVAAAQKGADEVAEETGEDDAAQQSGGDDAAERKGEDYSTKQTTSDDAAKGGGWDDILTVKARKEELTEEELNAFFEIVQSYAGYHNFHCFTKSKAEQTTFRFIKYLEVSTVNLHDHNFVSVQILGQSFLMHQIRKMLTLSVETFRKATCVNSIYYCLNAGEYVPISLFPAEGLMLICPFFNAYNEKVCNPPQSPPICFEESEEVLRFKRDVVAKCIVEQMRKDV, encoded by the coding sequence ATGAACAACTACCAGAAGAACAAGGAGAGGATCAAGAGGATCAAGTTGGAGGGGCAGAAGAGGCGCGCCGAGACGGGGGAAACGCGCGAAACGGAGGAAGCACGCCAGACGAGGGAGAGACCCCCTAACTTGAAGAAGTACGCCCTGTGCGTTGGGTACGTGGGCAGCAGGTACCACGGGTGCCAGGGGCAGGGGAAGGACTGCATGACCATCGAAAACGAGATCGAGAGGACCCTCATAAAGATGAACGCcgtggggggaggcggccgCAGAAAAAACTTCAACTTTTGCCAGTCGCGCTCCGCCAGGACGGACCTCGGCGTGCACGCCCTGTACAACGTGTTCGTCTACCAGGTGGACCTGAGCTGTGGTGGGGCGGTCGGCGGGGGAGCGAATGGCGACGCGGAAGGTGTAGTCGCGGCAAACGCGGACGCCGCTTCCCGAGAGGTTGCCACCAACGAGGCTACCACCGACGAAGCAGCCGCCCAGAGTGCCACCACCAACGAAGCCACCCCCCACAGCGCCGCCCTAGCGGaacgcacaaaaaaggaaaaaaagtttaGGCAGCTGCTGAACGAGCACCTGCCGGAAGACATCCGCTGCTTTGACATGCACAGAGTGACGAAGAGCTTCGACGCGAGGAAGTTCTGCTCCTTCCGATTGTATGAATACCTCTTCCCCGTGTGCGTGTTGAGCGAGGTGGCTGTGCGGGATGAGTACAGGGATGTGTTTGGCGAGGCGCTGCAGGTGATCGAGGGGCGCGTGGAGGAGctgcggagggggaagcgcagaaggggggggcccCAGAAGGGTGGAGGCGAAGCGGCTCAGCAAAGCGGTGGAGATGTCGCGGCTGCGCAGAAGGGTGCGGATGAAGTGGCAGAAGAGACGGGTGAAGATGACGCTGCTCAGCAAAGCGGTGGAGATGTCGCGGCTGCGCAGAAGGGTGCGGATGAAGTGGCAGAAGAGACGGGTGAAGATGACGCTGCTCAGCAAAGCGGTGGAGATGTCGCGGCTGCGCAGAAGGGTGCGGATGAAGTGGCAGAAGAGACGGGTGAAGATGACGCTGCTCAGCAAAGCGGTGGAGATGTCGCGGCTGCGCAGAAGGGTGCGGATGAAGTGGCAGAAGAGACGGGTGAAGATGACGCTGCTCAGCAAAGCGGTGGAGATGACGCGGCTGAGCGGAAGGGTGAAGATTACTCCACTAAACAAACCACCTCTGACGACGCGGCGAAAGGGGGCGGGTGGGACGACATACTCACCGTGAAGGCGCGAAAGGAAGAGCTGACGGAGGAGGAGCTGAACGCCTTCTTCGAGATCGTCCAGAGCTACGCAGGCTACCACAACTTCCACTGTTTCACCAAAAGCAAAGCAGAGCAGACGACCTTCCGATTCATTAAGTACCTAGAAGTCAGCACAGTCAACCTGCACGACCACAATTTCGTGTCGGTGCAAATTTTAGGACAATCGTTTTTAATGCACCAAATTAGAAAGATGCTGACCTTGTCTGTGGAGACGTTCCGAAAGGCTACGTGCGTTAACTCCATTTATTACTGCCTGAACGCGGGGGAGTATGTGCCCATTTCGCTGTTCCCCGCGGAGGGCTTGATGCTCATTTGCCCCTTCTTCAATGCGTATAACGAGAAGGTGTGTAACCCCCCGCAGAGCCCCCCTATCTGCTTCGAGGAGAGCGAGGAGGTGCTGCGGTTCAAGCGGGACGTGGTCGCCAAGTGCATCGTCGAGCAGATGCGGAAGGACGTGTAA
- a CDS encoding GTP-ase activating protein, putative (encoded by transcript PVX_093515A) translates to MKKDMITEILAYEKDDRGYVLDVLKDKTFKAILSKNENKICFDCGNKNPKWLSLTYAIFICLNCSGKHRQLGTHISFVRSTGMDKFTAKQLVRMCLGGNLKASEFLKMNKDSSMIDYSSHACLKYKMYLDGQLEEALLTHGSEGKDRNDGADPHGGNVSQMNSLSGAKPLIDLVSDDARKIEGPNELPGGEASGAGGQVSGPISGGSPSGRISGGSPSGRICGGSPSGNLAPTHLIEEKMMYNTCNKNFKAKKIDINFDDTIFEHSGKGNVRDGRSAHPGVSNQAFSMHGGSGAAGYGGVQSLVKNESAVGGYDVRYASGVDSFYAGGRAIGGNNPMGSSSMNGGSINGGGMNGSSMNASSHFNSTGDSKLNKFKDCKSIRSDQYFYDERHQNDDDVIRNVHITNSISSDQYFNRNVNNRKGVWNLDEQTIQNLQGLKVTAREGLSNIVAAGNEVFLKAKEWFNN, encoded by the coding sequence ATGAAGAAGGACATGATTACAGAGATCTTGGCATATGAAAAGGACGACCGGGGATATGTCCTGGATGTCCTAAAGGACAAAACGTTTAAAGCCATTTtgagcaaaaatgaaaataaaatatgcttCGACTGCGGTAATAAAAATCCCAAATGGCTGTCCTTGACGTATGCGATATTTATTTgcctgaactgttcaggtaaaCATAGGCAATTGGGGACGCACATATCGTTTGTGCGATCAACAGGAATGGATAAGTTTACGGCAAAGCAGTTGGTTAGGATGTGTTTGGGAGGAAATTTAAAGGCaagtgaatttttaaaaatgaacaaggaCAGTAGCATGATTGATTATTCATCGCATGCGTgtttgaaatataaaatgtatttggACGGCCAGTTGGAGGAGGCATTGTTAACGCATGGCAGTGAGGGAAAGGACCGCAATGATGGGGCGGATCCGCATGGTGGCAATGTCAGCCAGATGAATAGCTTGTCCGGAGCGAAGCCTCTAATCGACTTGGTTAGCGACGACGCGAGGAAGATAGAGGGTCCAAATGAgctccccgggggggaggcgagcGGGGCTGGCGGTCAGGTTAGCGGCCCTATCAGTGGTGGCAGTCCCAGTGGCCGTATCAGCGGTGGCAGTCCCAGTGGCCGCATCTGCGGTGGCAGCCCCAGCGGAAACCTCGCGCCGACCCACCTGatcgaagaaaaaatgatgtacAACACGTGCAACAAAAATTTCaaggccaaaaaaattgacatcaACTTTGATGACACGATCTTTGAGCACAGCGGGAAGGGGAATGTGAGGGACGGGAGGAGCGCTCACCCCGGTGTTAGCAACCAGGCGTTCAGCATGCATGGAGGAAGTGGCGCTGCTGGGTATGGCGGTGTGCAAAGTCTCGTCAAGAACGAGAGCGCAGTGGGGGGATATGACGTCAGATATGCTTCCGGAGTGGATTCATTTTACGCAGGCGGTCGCGCCATTGGAGGAAATAACCCCATGGGTAGTAGCAGCATGAATGGGGGCAGCATCAACGGAGGCGGCATGAACGGAAGCAGCATGAATGCAAGCAGCCACTTCAATTCAACAGGCGATTCCAAGCtaaacaaatttaaagaCTGCAAGAGCATACGGTCGGATCAGTACTTCTACGATGAGAGGCACCAAAACGACGACGACGTGATACGAAATGTACACATAACGAATAGCATTTCGTCTGACCAGTATTTTAATAGAAATGTTAATAACAGGAAGGGGGTGTGGAATTTGGATGAACAGACGATTCAGAATTTGCAGGGCTTGAAGGTGACTGCCCGGGAGGGCCTCTCCAATATCGTTGCGGCTGGTAATGAGGTGTTTCTGAAGGCCAAGGAATGGTTTAACAATTAG
- a CDS encoding hypothetical protein (encoded by transcript PVX_093525A), which yields MRDMTGRSTRIQHKQREEEEAAPREANTYWQEVNLSPKFSISELDPWGEEEGWSVEGWPVEGWPVEGWPVEGLPVEGGHTDGEGTLNWDATNMAVVSEAKSLSLRGGKRNPVKKTEAPFGKAERERKKTCESRKKNGLATSKGTRIVGICLDPRLDPRLDPPLGAQHRVKKKDEVANSSAKSPSEKKPTALGTLNWKGPLLSELKSACKMGTTKGCRNRMKQQTKINVNDCVRYTQNCKSSFGRRRTSRVGTPLPFHCAPLSGETKWKKREQGSLSRSVSRRTPTGRVRSIPKGKPPSGGSVRSGKSATNKRVEPTKIKHVVRKPPRRLNGVTAKGEQKGEVSQRRGSASLRRNITGSGKMLLKKRSCRKSGMGGDGSPRREKENVKERGRKDAMQSGREGAKGEQHSSATVRSRIEDKRQELLRSFRRRLSGGITTGGGCSPRRLEREMSCGVTNTHVYTYVGSPSGEHSRDAPEGVQEGEKRDDSSFHPPPSSNTCEVSAPCGDHLTHFAQGAERNDFKTNTQSSDDVMMGRVSSSSGSSIEESKSSPWVTSLPNEPVVSGKRRAHSLSEKEESRALNPLILTNDLRIKICYSNNYVDLRGLGGLPLHERVAPEEAEDHVGTEVAKESSKRGTRQVPKHMEEEEPHVNYSPVSHHSDDHLLNMSDDLFLISQDSEKMKLNGYMERINSKETFEGEQGCTFNSWEGQPIERHTYVEGNLPGTSPHLVNADQGKETHPRKGVETGAHPASDPVADGEGTPGVEANHYVDGERANEQPTGWCTPQLGQHKVGSISRRSRAAISKGNNLTMGGEKLKRERDHLSSDIKIKNHSLWGSADEGERQMGRKPNDAHVGDHVESLRDPFLNHEEGSLYTPPFNVDSGSNSTSASLWECPRRKFFQREDLNCLVIKERHLNGGMQGVGNLSEVSVVPPVDPKERINNTCHRNSSGGRTRNGVPLELVGISQMEGTSVKLKESLQVNHPCGVSTDGEETRHCYLHGEQRDPHGVEQNPQIGNNFPFEAQRRRKTMGRKSSGGPISYAGVKQLAPKRIGTKWTGEECTGSGGEDPPAVKEERRKKKKKKPKEGEAKGKGKEKEKEKEKAKPKAKSKIKVVKKKAIPGQTKRNRSAKPPQHCEQIVSTKNQGENSTHRFDDSTGQTNGANRKVTPHVGTHTEEAAHPREREREKEKAGGRGGAPRGSGPPPKSSPSVNHHGELTSIEKDKKKKVKRSSCQVHHSKGNMKDEEVKKKVPSYALLQMLIRKKTKKGPTDTDTHRGRKNVNRLTCSPHEGDVVGRVKQQWVPSPERRNADLKVRSGCSVSLCGAAPGGRTKKKGGTQKKGAKGGRGVSSGKRGGLQKGGKERGARVKGEVLPETQACFEGLAEGGDCGEGAPTEKPVRDAKEVKEVKKAKVKNGETNSAKRATPNSQTGMVSPRECHQEGGTPKMGSTPAGKDPPREVDPKMGTKRGRKKGEKREWSDEPLKDGREGTVISVPPPRGALLMEVRQRSNVHDSNLFLGQSFQEVSPLEGLIQERYHFQGKEERSIRQCAEWGEGTDEPSERSSTRIERERGDQVKWAEERSEEDSLAADDVEKFHQTYCADKLEFPLGGLSSGSRGSRGSGEEGRSPREGGDPACGQFSFSLNLEQYVENHRINRVSLKRSLFGGSPEGDPPGNHRYSATANGSDHMGGVLEEGLEIRTIGQSEDNAPPQRRSQITWSKDETDGRNGKLLFFKCNEREVMNVREGERVTNDVKEDVPHLDRRRDAHPDDEEGKACCGSPVGKAPRDHDRSPLRVTEGGVELKPILDDLFLSRIKEKKKKKNYLFRAVSMNDIHGSLFPQRRGCANFGEEGDSCKKKLNMCDGSPSPHLIRNHAKCIPRLLSRTNSLLFRRGRSDCGGGILTQGGATPSGGRKVITKMAHHPGALDEGGLLKKKETPSGSSRPSGVLPKRDVALRPSRVNIFRRSKSCSMVKGRNAFEGACAWEKAKGKAKGKADGKADGKADGKADGKANGKALCTTTMLVGRTLTCGKPLGESHSTRKSLLKSVQTQTSGCLWSPCLLFESSVKE from the coding sequence ATGAGAGACATGACCGGACGTAGCACCCGCATCCAGCACAAGCAGCgcgaggaagaggaggcgGCGCCCAGGGAGGCGAATACCTACTGGCAGGAGGTAAATCTAAGTCCCAAATTTTCTATCAGCGAGTTGGACccatggggggaggaagaaggatgGTCAGTGGAAGGATGGCCAGTGGAAGGATGGCCAGTGGAAGGATGGCCAGTGGAAGGTTTACCAGTGGAAGGTGGGCACACTGATGGGGAAGGGACTTTGAACTGGGATGCGACAAACATGGCAGTGGTGAGCGAGGCGAAGTCGCTTAGCctaaggggggggaagagaaacCCAGTGAAGAAGACGGAGGCCCCCTTTGGAAAAGCcgaaagggaaagaaagaagACGTGCGAGAGTAGGAAGAAAAACGGGCTTGCCACGTCGAAGGGTACACGTATAGTAGGCATTTGCCTAGACCCTCGCCTGGACCCTCGCCTGGACCCCCCTCTTGGCGCCCAACAcagggtgaagaagaaagacGAAGTTGCAAACAGCTCAGCGAAATCCCCCAGCGAGAAAAAACCCACCGCGCTGGGAACACTTAACTGGAAAGGACCCCTCCTGAGCGAATTAAAAAGTGcttgcaaaatgggcaccACGAAAGGGTGCCGAAATAGGATGAAGCAGCAGACAAAGATAAACGTTAACGACTGCGTTAGGTAtacacaaaattgcaaatcgTCCTTCGGGAGAAGAAGGACCAGCAGAGTGGGAACTCCTCTGCCCTTCCATTGTGCTCCTCTAAGCGGTGagacaaaatggaagaagcgCGAACAGGGGTCTCTCTCCAGAAGTGTAAGCAGGAGGACTCCCACGGGGAGAGTCAGAAGCATCCCCAAGGGAAAGCCCccaagtgggggaagcgTAAGAAGTGGGAAAAGCGCTACGAACAAGCGGGTAGAGCCCACCAAAATTAAACACGTGGTGAGAAAGCCACCGAGGAGGCTGAACGGCGTGACGGCGAAGGGTGAGCAGAAGGGAGAAGTTTCCCAAAGGAGGGGGAGTGCCAGTCTCAGAAGAAACATTACGGGGAGTGGGAAGATGCtcttaaaaaagagaagctGCAGGAAGAGCGGCATGGGGGGGGACGGCTCCCCCAGAAGGGAGAAAGAAAACGTTAAAGAAAGAGGGAGGAAAGACGCCATGCAAAGCGGTAGGGAAGGCGCCAAAGGGGAACAGCACTCGAGCGCCACCGTGAGAAGCCGTATAGAGGACAAGCGGCAGGAACTTCTCCGCAGCTTTAGGCGAAGACTCTCGGGGGGGATcaccacagggggggggtgctcTCCCAGAAGGTTGGAGCGCGAGATGAGCTGCGGAGTTACGAACACGCACGTCTACACTTATGTGGGTAGCCCATCAGGGGAGCACTCCAGGGACGCACCTGAAGGTGTGCAAGAAGGTGAGAAGAGGGACGACTCGTCGTTTCACCCACCCCCATCAAGCAACACCTGCGAAGTGAGCGCACCATGTGGAGATCACCTTACGCACTTCGCCCAGGGAGCAGAAAGGAACGATTTCAAGACCAACACGCAGAGCAGTGATGATGTAATGATGGGGAGGGTCTCCTCTTCATCTGGTAGTTCCATTGAGGAGAGCAAGTCCTCCCCTTGGGTCACCTCTCTGCCAAATGAACCCGTTGTAAGTGGAAAGAGAAGGGCACACAGCTTGAGTGAGAAAGAGGAGAGTAGAGCCTTGAACCCCCTCATACTTACGAACGATTtgcgcataaaaatatgctacAGTAATAACTACGTAGATTTAAGGGGGTTGGGAGGGCTTCCCCTCCATGAGAGGGTTGCTCctgaagaagcggaagatcATGTGGGTACAGAAGTGGCAAAAGAGTCCTCTAAACGGGGGACACGCCAGGTGCCAAAACATatggaagaagaggaaccaCACGTTAATTACTCTCCAGTGTCCCACCACAGTGATGATCACCTCCTAAACATGAGTGACGATCTGTTCCTCATCTCGCAAGACTCGGAAAAGATGAAACTAAATGGCTACATGGAGAGGATAAATTCGAAGGAGACTTTTGAAGGAGAGCAAGGATGCACCTTCAACAGCTGGGAGGGACAGCCGATAGAGCGCCACACATATGTGGAAGGTAACCTGCCAGgcacttctccccatttggtaaATGCAGACCAGGGGAAGGAAACGCACCCGCGAAAAGGGGTGGAGACAGGTGCTCATCCTGCAAGTGACCCGGTTGCGGATGGGGAAGGCACACCTGGGGTGGAAGCCAATCACTACGTCGATGGCGAACGTGCAAATGAGCAACCCACCGGGTGGTGCACCCCCCAGTTGGGGCAACACAAAGTGGGGAGCATCTCACGGAGAAGTAGGGCGGCCATCTCTAAAGGGAATAACCTCACCATGGGAGGTGAAAAactcaaaagggagagagaCCATCTTAGCAGtgacattaaaataaaaaaccaCTCCTTGTGGGGTAGCGCTGATGAGGGGGAGAGACAAATGGGCAGGAAGCCAAATGACGCTCATGTAGGTGACCATGTGGAAAGTTTAAGAGATCCCTTTTTAAACCACGAGGAGGGGAGCCTTTATACACCCCCCTTCAACGTTGACAGTGGGAGCAACTCCACTTCAGCATCCCTTTGGGAGTGCCCTCGTAGAAAGTTCTTTCAAAGGGAAGACCTTAATTGTTTGGTGATCAAGGAGAGGCACTTGAACGGTGGGATGCAGGGGGTGGGAAATCTCAGCGAGGTGTCTGTAGTACCCCCTGTTGATCCGAAAGAGAGGATTAACAATACGTGCCATAGAAACAGCAGCGGTGGAAGAACCCGAAATGGAGTCCCACTCGAGTTGGTAGGAATCTCTCAAATGGAGGGAACATCAgtgaaattaaaagaaagcCTCCAAGTGAATCACCCTTGTGGAGTGTCTACAGATGGAGAGGAAACTCGCCATTGCTACCTCCATGGCGAGCAGAGGGACCCCCACGGTGTTGAACAGAACCCCCAAATTGGGAACAACTTCCCATTTGAAGCGCAGCGGAGACGCAAAACtatggggaggaaaagcaGTGGTGGTCCCATCAGCTACGCAGGGGTGAAGCAGCTCGCTCCAAAGAGGATCGGCACAAAGTGGACCGGCGAAGAATGTACAGGCAGTGGGGGGGAGGATCCCCCagcggtgaaggaggagaggaggaaaaaaaaaaaaaaaaaacccaaagagggagaagcaaaggggaaggggaaggagaaggagaaggagaaggaaaaggcaaaacccAAAGCAAAGTCAAAAATAAAGGtggtaaaaaagaaagccaTTCCTGGACAGACAAAACGCAACCGATCAGCGAAGCCGCCCCAACATTGCGAGCAAATCGTTTCCACAAAAAATCAGGGGGAGAATAGCACACACCGTTTTGACGACTCCACAGGACAAACGAACGGCGCGAACAGAAAGGTGACCCCCCATGTGGGTACTCACACCGAAGAGGCAGCACACCCGCGtgaaagagaaagagaaaaggaaaaagcggggggaagaggaggcgCACCGAGAGGGAGTGGCCCCCCACCAAAGAGCTCCCCCTCAGTGAATCACCACGGTGAATTAACTTCGATTGAGAaagacaagaaaaaaaaagtgaagagaaGTAGCTGTCAAGTGCACCATAGCAAGGGGAACATGAAAGAtgaggaagtaaaaaaaaaagtccctTCATATGCTCTGTTGCAAATGCTCATTAGGAAGAAAACCAAAAAGGGACCTACAGACACAGACACCCATAGGGGGAGAAAGAATGTCAACAGGTTAACGTGCAGTCCGCACGAGGGAGACGTGGTGGGGAGAGTGAAACAGCAATGGGTGCCTTCTCCGGAGAGGAGGAATGCCGATTTGAAGGTCCGAAGCGGTTGCAGTGTTTCACTTTGTGGGGCCGCGCCGGGGGGAAGAACCAAGAAGAAAGGGGGCACCCAGAAAAAAGGCGCTAAAGGGGGTAGAGGTGTTAGCAGTGGGAAAAGAGGTGGactgcagaagggggggaaagaaaggGGGGCCAGGGTGAAGGGGGAGGTCCTTCCTGAAACGCAAGCCTGCTTTGAAGGTTTGGCTGAGGGGGGCGACTGCGGGGAAGGCGCCCCCACGGAGAAGCCAGTCAGGGATGCCAAGGAGGTTAAGGAGGTTAAGAAGGCAAAGGTTAAGAACGGGGAAACCAACAGCGCCAAGAGGGCCACGCCAAACAGTCAAACGGGGATGGTCTCTCCCAGAGAGTGCCACCAAGAGGGAGGAACTCCCAAAATGGGTTCAACACCTGCAGGAAAAGACCCCCCAAGAGAAGTAGACCCAAAGAtgggcacaaaaagggggagaaaaaaaggagagaaaagagAGTGGTCTGATGAACCGCTAAAAGATGGAAGAGAAGGAACAGTCATCTCGGTGCCCCCCCCTCGAGGTGCACTCCTTATGGAAGTTAGGCAAAGAAGCAACGTTCATGATAGCAACCTCTTTTTAGGGCAAAGCTTCCAAGAGGTATCTCCGCTGGAGGGGCTTATTCAGGAGAGATATCATTTCCAGGGGAAAGAGGAGAGAAGCATAAGGCAATGTGCGGAGTGGGGGGAAGGGACAGACGAACCGAGCGAGAGAAGTAGCACAAGGATTGAACGCGAAAGGGGTGACCAAGTGAAATGGGCGGAGGAGCGATCGGAAGAGGACTCGCTCGCTGCAGACGATGTGGAGAAGTTTCACCAGACGTATTGTGCAGACAAATTGGAGTTCCCCCTAGGGGGGTTAAGCAGCGGTAGCCGCGGCAGCCGCGGTAGCGgtgaggaaggaagaagcccACGTGAGGGAGGCGACCCCGCCTGCGGacagttttccttttcacttaACTTGGAGCAGTACGTGGAAAACCACCGGATAAATCGGGTCAGCTTGAAAAGGAGCCTCTTTGGCGGCAGCCCGGAGGGGGACCCCCCTGGGAATCATCGCTACAGTGCAACCGCAAATGGAAGTGATCACATGGGGGGGGTCCTTGAGGAAGGACTAGAGATACGAACGATTGGGCAGAGTGAAGATAACGCCCCCCCTCAGAGGAGAAGTCAAATTACGTGGAGCAAAGACGAAACGGACGGCAGAAATGGTaagttgcttttttttaaatgtaacgAAAGGGAGGTGATGAACGTCAGGGAAGGAGAAAGGGTCACCAATGATGTGAAGGAGGACGTACCTCACTTGGATAGGAGGAGAGACGCACACCCAGATGACGAAGAAGGAAAGGCTTGTTGTGGTTCCCCAGTTGGCAAGGCCCCCAGAGATCACGACCGCTCACCCTTACGAGTGACTGAAGGGGGGGTGGAACTTAAGCCTATTTTGGATGACCTCTTCCTAAGCagaattaaagaaaaaaaaaaaaaaaaaaactacctCTTCAGAGCAGTCTCCATGAATGACATTCATGGGAGCCTCTTTCCGCAGAGGAGAGGATGTGCTAACTTTGGTGAGGAGGGAGACAGTTGCAAAAAGAAACTTAACATGTGTGATGGTAGTCCCTCTCCCCACTTGATTAGAAACCATGCCAAGTGCATTCCACGCCTGTTGAGCAGGACCAACAGTTTGCTTTTTCGACGGGGAAGAAGTGACTGCGGTGGGGGGATACTCACTCAGGGGGGTGCCACCCCCAGTGGAGGCAGAAAAGTGATCACCAAAATGGCACATCATCCGGGTGCACTAGATGAAGGAGgcttattaaaaaaaaaagaaacgccAAGTGGTTCCTCTCGACCATCAGGAGTGCTCCCTAAGAGGGACGTAGCGCTGCGGCCAAGCAGAGTTAACATTTTCAGGAGGTCCAAAAGTTGTTCCATGGTTAAGGGGCGGAATGCCTTCGAAGGAGCCTGCGCGTGGGAgaaggcaaaggggaaggcaaaggggaaggcagaCGGGAAGGCAGACGGGAAGGCAGACGGGAAGGCAGACGGGAAGGCAAACGGGAAGGCGCTTTGCACAACCACCATGCTGGTTGGCAGAACGCTAACCTGTGGGAAGCCCCTTGGGGAGAGCCACTCCACTCGTAAGAGCCTCTTGAAAAGCGTGCAGACCCAGACGAGCGGCTGCTTGTGGAGCCCCTGTCTTCTGTTTGAGAGCAGCGTTAAGGAGTGA